GACGTTAGTATCTCCGACGGTATTCTCACGATCAGCGGTACGTTATCAAGCGGAGACGACACAACCGTATCACGCTGGCACATTCAAGAGTGCTACTGGGGTGAATTTAGCCGCACACTCGCATTGCCTGTTGCCGTAAAAGAGGATGAGGTATCAGCAATATTAAAAGACGGCGTCCTGACAATCAGCTTCGTCAAAGTCAAACAAGAGCAAGCGAAGAAGATCGCGATTCAGTAATGCAAGTACTGTAAGAATTATATAAAAATAGCCTTCTGGATAAGGCTATTTTTAATTAAACAGGACTCAAAAATTAACCGTAATAAATAAGCGCTTCGTTTGAAGCGCTTATTATGCCGCAAGTAATAAGCTCAACTCGTTGAATTTGAGGCAAAGCTTGTAAGAACGAAGTTAACCGCAGCGTAGGCGAGAAGCGCCACAACAATACCAACAATCGAATAGAGAATCGTGTTTTTCGCATTCTGCACGGCGGTCTGGTCACCTTGCGACGTCGTATAGCGAATACCGCCGATAATCAGCATAATCACCGATACAGCGCCAATGATGAAGAGGAGCACATTCGTAATTGTTTGAAATATAGCCGTCTTACCTTCGCAGCCTTCCTCCGTACCAAATAGACACTCACCTTGATCGTTACCTCTCGCCGAGCTGGCGCCATTTTTAACCGATAGTCCTTCAACAGCGAATACCGGCGCCGAACCGACAGACAGCACCAATGCAGGCACTGCAAGCAGTGCGAGAACGTGGTCTTTTGTAATTCTTAACTTCATATAGTTATATCCCTTTCTTTATACAAAATTACGCTTACTTTCATTATATACCATATAATACCATACTGTGGAAAGAATTTTTCTCAAGAAACTATATACTATCTAGAACGCGCAACCAGCGTAGGAGATGTCGGCGCAGAGGCGATGCCAAATTGTAGAAGCACAAAGTTTACGATCGCATAAGCAGCAATCGCCACAACAAGCCCAACGACCGCATAAAGAATCGTGTTCTTCGCACTAGACACGGCTGTCTGGTCACCTTGCGACGTCGCATATTTAATACCGCCAATGACAATCATAACAACACAGACTGCCCCAAGGACAAACAACAGAATACCAACAATTATCTTTATAATGTCACCTACCGTCATACTTGCACCAGTAGAGCTAACCTGGTTAACGCCATTTCTAACGCATTGCTCTGCTGTCCCACAATCGGCGGCATATGCTAGCGATGGCGCCACAGCACCTCCTGCTAATACCAGAGCGAGCGCTATTATCACTTGTCGTATTTTCATCATTACACTCCTTGTTTTACATTATCTATCACATAGCTTACTATGACCGTCGCGAAAAGAGCCACGAGAAGTCCGGCAACCGCATAAATGATCGCTTGACGAGCCTTTTTTACTTTCGTTTGGTCGCCCTGCGACAGAGCCATTTGAAATCCTGCGATCACAATGATAAGAATAGAAATTGACGCTAACGCTTGTATCGCCACGCGAATTGCTTGCCCAGCAACGTTTTTTCCGTCTTTATCGCTGCTTAAATTATTCTCACAGGCAATATTATCTATGCCCAACGTTTGGCAGTCTGTAAGCTTAATTGCATGCGACACCGGTGCAAGCATAGCACTCGCAGCAACCGCACAGCAAACAGTACATAGCAGCCACCGGCGAATCATAATTTTAGCGCCCCCAGTACAATGTGCGTAATGCCAAATGCAAAGAATATAATTGCTAGCCCTATAAGAGCACCGAGAATTGTATTCTTCGCACGCGCCACTTGCTGCTCATTATCTTGCGAGAGGGTATAGTAAAACCCGGCGATCACGACCACAGCAACAGCGATAACGCCAGACCAAAAATATACCGTATCCAGAAGGTTAGACAGCTTAATATTTTTTGCTTCTTCAGAAATTGCAACCGACGACGTGTTATCACCCCCTCCAGTCGTTATCTTCGTCGCCGCTAATATCAGCCAAGATGGAATCATCATCTTATTGCCGCTCCTATTGCGTTCACTATTGATGCAGCCAGAATCGCAATCGCCATACCGATCAAAGCATTCGTAATCGTCTTTCGGGCTTTCGCCATGCCATCAGGCGAGCTAGAATTCGTCATATATTCAAAGCCGCCGCGTATCAAGAAAAACACCGCTGCATACGCCGCAAGCATGAGAGCAGCCTGGAGCAGATTTGCGCCTATCTTAGCGCCGGTCTTCACAACATCTACCTCTTCGCCGTTTTTTATCGGCGCAAACTCGCATCCGCTGCCGCCTGATAGACCATTGTACCACGCTGGCATGCCAAACAACGATGCGTCGCAGCCGCCGCTCTTTGGCTTTGCTATTGCTATTGGCTCCTCGGCATGCGCAGCTGTTGATAAGGAAGTGCTGCATAAGCCACCTCCCGCCAGCACAATCGCCAACAAAATAATAGTACGTTTCATCAGGTAAATATCCCTCCTGGAATGAGCCAGTTAAGCCCAAGATACATTAATGCAAACGCCACGATTCCAATCACGGTGTTCATAATGATTTTTTTTGCTTTTGCAATCATATCGGCATTTCCGCCGGCGCTTGAATATAATATACCTGCATAAATAATCGCTCCGGTCGCCGCCAGCCCCACAAGGGCGATCATGATATTGAGAACCCAGATTAGAAGCTTCCAAATAGCAGTATTAGACACGTCGCTGCTTCCTGCTTTCTTATCGGCAGCATCGCAAATACTCTTGGGTAGCGCTGCACACTCCAATGCCCTCGCTGTGAATGGCGCAAGAATAACATAGTATATGCCCATAGCGGCAACGATACATAATCCAGTAGCTATTAGTCTTTGCTTCACGATGGTATATAATCTTTCTACACCCTATAGTGTACTCATAAATACAACTATACGCAACTAGTCCACGTATTCACAGCGTGCTAACTTCCTCCATATAATTGACTTTTTAGCATAAAAGTGTTAACATAAAGAAGTTATGTGGGATTTGTGGAGACATATCACGCGAGGGCACATATCCTGGCGTCGTTTTTCGTTATTAGCCACATCCGTAATGATGGCTGTATTTGTCATTACCGCCACATTTTCCCAGACCGCCTATGCCGCCGACGCGACGCGCGATAAAGATGGCAGTACGCTATCGTACGACGGTAATAATTATTCGCGCATCAATAAAGAGTCATTTACTTCAGACGAGAAAACGAAAGGGCTGCCAATCGCAAGCTCAGGAGATTTTGACGGCTACCAGTTTATCGACTCAGAGAACGTGCTGCACCTCATTCTTACCGATGGCGACGCGACAAAAGCAACTTCCGGGAAAGCCGTTACCTACACGCTCAAAAATGGCGTATATGATCCCACCTCGCAATCCGAGATTAAGAACGTTTCAATCGAAACAGGCGAGATTGATAACTCTGGAACCTGCAAGTTGCTTCAAGTCGGCTGGCTGGTCTGCCCCGTGATGACCTTTCTGGCAGATTTCATGGACAAGATTATGGACATCTTGCGCAATTTTTTGACCGTGCGTGCCCTGAGTACCAATACGCACGACAATCCCGTGTATGAAATCTGGGAAAAAGTACGCGACCTCGCTAACATCTGCTTTATTATCGCATTCTTGATCATCGTATACTCTCAGGTGACAAATTTCGGCATCAGCAGCTACGGTCTCAAGGTTATGCTGCCGCGCCTAATTGTTGCCGCGATTCTCGTCAACGCATCGTATTGGATTGCCGGTTTAGCAATTGACGTATCAAACCTCCTTGGTACAAACATACAAGATATGTTCACTGCCGTACGAAAAGGTTTGTCCGGCTACGACAAGGTGGGGACAGACCTCGGCTGGGGCAAGCTAACAGGAGTAGCCCTCACCGGTGGTGGCATCCTCGGCGCAACAATTGCCGCAAATGGCGGTGTCAGCGCGTCACTTACACTGCTCGTTCCAGCGCTCGTCGGTGCGCTACTAGCAGCAACGGTTGCCGTTGTCATTCTTGCGGCACGACAAGCACTTATCACGCTTAGTATTCTGATCGCGCCATTAGCATTTGTCGCATATATCCTACCAAGCACAAATAAATACTTCGACAAATGGAAAGATTTATTCTTAACAATGCTTCTGATGTTCCCGATCGTATCGTTCGTTTTCGGCGCTGCCCAGCTCGCCGGCTACGCTATCATTGTGAACGCCGGCGATTCACCAATCCAGATCATTATCGGTATGGCAGTACAAATCGCGCCAATCGCCGTTACGCCATTCTTGATTCGTATTAGCGGCAACTTGCTCGGCAAGATCGCCGGCATCGTAAACGACCCAAGCCGCGGGCTCGTAGACCGCACGCGTAGCTGGGCGCAAGATCGTGCTAAATACCAAGCTGCTAAAAACCGCGCCGGCGCACCGCTCATTGATAAAAAGAACGGCCGCTTAACCAACAATGCGTTAACGCGCCGATCGGCGAAGCTGAAAAAAGCCGCCGAGCGCACCGCGGATGGACTCAATCGCGTTCATACGAGCAAACTGAATCCGAACAGCCACATGAACAACGCGATTCGCCGCCGGCACCACAAGAAGGTACGCCAGCAAGCGCTAACTACTGCCTATGAATCAATGGCGAATAACAACGCTACCGATTGGGACAACAAACGCTTCGGCAGCAGTTCGGCGCGTAACATAGAGGGCAACGAAACAGCACGCAAATCTGAAATTGATAACGCATTCTATAACACAGACCATGGTTTCGCGCTTGAACGCCGAACACGCTCAGCGACAATACAAAAAACTGAGATTGATAACAGATTTGATCGTGTCAATAAAGACCTCATTGCACGCCAGCAGGCAGCCGAAATCGACAAGACGAACGTACAAGCTGAGTTCAACGCTACCCACATTGGACATCAGATAGACAAAGCGCGTCGAACCGCAGAACGCGCAAAGCAAATCACAGAGCAGGATTTGGAAACGAGCTGGCATGAATTAAATCTGCGCGATCCAGGAAACCAAGAGCAAGAAATGACGCTCCGCGTACGTACCGACGAAGCTGCCGCCAAGAAATCGCAAGTTGAAGCAGTCTATAAGGACTTGAAGGCGAACGTCCAGGGGCAAATCGTTGGATCGCGTCTCAACGCAGCAGTTGAGTCGCAGCTCAAACAGCGCGCCTTTGATGCTGCCCAAATCGTATCTGCCAGTGCTGGTCGCGAAGCTGAAGCGACGCGCGTACTCAACGCTAAGATAAACACCGAGCTGCTCAGCAACGGTAAAGTATATCAGAAGGATGCTAACGGCAATATTGTTAATGACGCCAATGGTCAGCCGATCGTGATCAGCCAGCGCAAAATAGACGGCAATATTGAGCTCCACACCTACGCAACCGGCGTTGGCTCAAGCAATATGATGCTCGCACGCGCCCAAGCGCAGCACGCCAAAGATCAAGAAGCTGAATCGGCCGCAGCATTCACGCTCATGAAGCACTTTGACCTCAGTTCAAACGACTATCATGCGCTTGCCACCACCAAAGACGCAACCGTCACGCGCACCAAGAACGGTAACACGATCACCTTTAACTTTAACGATGAAGCTGTTAAAACCGCTGCCATCTCATGGATAGCAAAGAACGGATCGCGCGGGCAAAAACTTGATCTTTCGTTTAGCGGCGCAGATGGTGCGGCAAACAGCGGCTGGGCTGGATTCATCACACGCGAACTCATGGCAAATGGCTTTGGCGCTCTAGAACCATGGGCGAATGATGTCACAATCGACCTAATGAGCCGCGGCTTGGTCACTAAAGACAGTGTTGATTTCCACTCATTCCGCGAAATCATGGAAGGACGGCTCAAGTCAGAGAAGTTGGCAGGATCAAGCGATGGCGGTATTGCGCACCTACACAAGGTCTTCCAAGACTACAGCCAAAATGGCAGCAACTGGCAAAATCTGGTTAACTCGTATCTTAATTACCTCCGCGACACTAAGGGCTACGATAACGCACGTCTAATGAACATCGAACAAAATATCCGCGATATGTTCCGCGTACGTTACAGCGACTTGATTGAAGCTCATGACGAAATTGAAGCAAATGAGAATCTCAGCAAGCTCGCTAGCGGGCAAGCGCTCAACCAGCTACGCCGCGGTGTTACTGAATACAGCACAAGCACCCAAGGTAGAGCTGATATTGAGCGCCGCCGCGAACTACGCGAGGCGCGCAAACACCTCCGCGACGGTACTGCCAGCGCTCAAGATAGGCTACTCATACAAAGAGAAGATAACCTGTATAAGCTGTAACGCCTCTTATGCGTAAAGCTCAACAACTTCTGCTGCATTCCTAGGTGCTCATAAATAGTGTTTTGCCGACAAATAAGCTTTAAGATTACGCCAGCTCGTAAGAAGGGATTCACTATCTGCCGTAGCTCAAAAAATACGATCAAAGAATGCGCAAAAAGCAATCACTTCACTGTATATCCGATTCTAAGGTAGAGGAGGTCAGTACCACAACGCTGATGTTGATAAAGCTATTGAGTCCAAGAAGGATAGAGGATGGACGTCACATTCTATCACTCACTCTTACTTCTACGCTTAAATAGCATACAATCCTTTAGGCGGTACATTAAACCAACCCAAAACACTCCAGTAAAATTAGCCCTAGCTATATAGTAAAACAACGAATAACAAGCTGACCTTATAGCTACTTTCACTTAAGTTAGAGCAATAGTAATAGCAATAGTACTATTACTATCAGAATAGCAATGAAAGCTTTGGAGTGGGTGATGAGTGATGGGTGGTGGTGGATAGTGAGTAGCGGTATGTAGCACTATCACCTTTACCCTTATATTCCTTACTCTTACCTACAAGTATCCAATAGTCTTTTAGCTATTCTTTTAGCTATTCTCTTAGCCTAAAAATACCGGATATCGATATCCGGTATTTCTTGTTTATTTTACCTCTGTTATCTTTTATTCTTTTTTCTCTTCTTTTATATATAAATATATAGAGGAGAATTATGGTAAGAATTATGAGGAAGAATTATATGGGATTATGGAACTATGAAACTATGGGAGTTATAGAGTTATAGAGTTATAGAGTTATAGAGTTATAGAACTATAGAACTATAGAACTATAGAACTATAGAACTATAGAACTATAGAACTATAGAACTATAGAACTATAGAACTATAGAGAATATCATTAAAGAGCTATAGAGAGTTAGGAGTATAGGAGCATAGGAGTTGTTAAAGAACTACTTATAGAGAGGTAGAGAGAGGTAGAGAGAGGTAGAGAGAGGTAGAGAGAGGTAGAGAGAGGTAGAGAGAGGTAGAGAGAGGTAGAGAGAGGTAGAGAGAGGTAGAGAGAGGTAGAGAGAGGTAGAGAGAGGTAGAGAGAGGTAGAGAGAGGTAGAGAGAGGTAGAGAGAGGTAGAGAGAGGTAGAGAGAGGTAGAGAGAGGTAGAGAGAGGTAGAGAGAGGTAGAGAGAGGTAGAGAGAGGTAGAGAGAGGTAGAGAGAGGTAGAGAGAGGTAGAGAGAGGTAGAGAGAGGTAGAGAGAGGTAGAGAGAGGTAGAGAGAGGTAGAGAGAGGTAGAGAGAATTAAGTAAAGAGAGTTTAGGAAGATTAGTATAAATAATAATGGAAGTAAGCAAACAGGCAGGCAGACGAAGTAAATTAAGTAAATTAAATTAAGTTAAGTTTTAAGGTAAATTAAGTTAGCTAGTAAATGGATAGACGAATGGATGGATGAATGAATGATGAATGGATGATAGATAGACGAATGGATGAGTAAGCAGATGGATAAGCAGGTAGATAAGCATTATGAATAAACGTTTAGCAGCACTTAAGAAAGGGCAGATAGATATACTTGAGGTGTTGTATGAGTGTAGGTTTTGCAGTTGCAGGTTATTGGCAGATAGGCTTGGTATTACGTCGGGCTCAAGTTTGCATGAAAAGTTGAATGTACTAATGAAGCATGGGTTTGTAGATAGGCGGTATGATAAGAGCTTTAGATTGCGGGGTATGCCAGCAGCGTATTATGTAACGCCAAAAGGGCTTAGACAGCTGCAGCTAATTCATGGCAGAGAACGCGTTACCGACGCTATCGTTAAAGCGGGCTACCGGGATAGGGTTGTTAGCCAGGCGTTTGTTAATCATACGGTTAGAGTATGCGCATATATCAATCAATTGCAGCATAGGTATCCGTTACTAGAAGTATTATTGCGGCGCGAAATGATGCTCTGTAGCTATGTTCCAGCTAATCCGCCTGATGCTTTCTTATTGCTTAGAGTAGGCGATGGGATACGGCAGTTTGGAATACGGAGATTCTTCCTTGATGTTGTATCTAAAGATATGTTGCCTAGTACTATCAACCGCCGTATAGCAGGCTATATGGACTTTTTTGATAATGGCGGCTGGGATGAAATGAATAGCGAATTGCCAAAGCTTCTATTGCTACTGGAGGATACAGCCATGAAGAGGCGCCTAGAGCGTGCTGCCCGCGCTGTACGGAGACGGTTTGACTTAGATGATGAAATAGAGATATACGTTGCAATGGCTGAGGATTTGCTAAATGGAGATACTGCTGCTATTTGGTTGAGTATTGATGAGACTAGCGAGCCTGATGGTTCTGGCGGTTCTGGCGGTTCTGGCGAGCTTCTTTCTTTGGAGGGGATTGGAGGGCGGTGAGAGAGTGGATAGGGTGGGTTGGTTGGAGTGGATTAGCTAAAGTTAGCTGATTAGAGTTAGTTGGTAAAGCTAGTTAGCTAGAGTGAATTGATTAGAGTGAGATAATTAGAGTAGGTGTATGCAGATGAGCTGTGATGGTTGGAGTTGGATCCGGGGGTTGCAAGGGTTGTTATACGAGGGTTTATTGCGGGTGTTGTAGAGGAGGGAAGAGGTGAGGTTAGAGTTAGTTAGTTGTAATGAATTGACTAAAGTGAGTGTATGCGTAGATCAACCGTGCGAGGGTGGTAGGTTAAGCTATGGGGGTTGTGGGGGTTATTATATGGGAGTTTATTGCGGGTGTTGGGGGAGCGGGGGCTAAATGTACCGGATGATATTGACTTTTGCAAAAAAGTGGTTTATAGATATAATTGTATCAGATTACACGGTACAGTTATTATCATAGACCACTAATCTCACGGGAGGAGATTGAAGCTTTATGAGAGATCAAGGTGACCTGCTTGCTACAGAAGCAGAAAAGGGGCGGGGGATATCACGAAGAAATATGATAGGGGCGGGCGCTTTGACAGGCGCTATTTTATTATTATCTGCCTGCGGTTCAAATGAAAGCCCCGTTCTTGACCCGACAGCAACAGTGCCCGAAGCGGACAACAACTCCAGCCCAAGCGCCAATGAAACTGAAGCACAAAACAAAATAAATTTACCAAAATTCGATGATACAAACTATTTCAAAAACGTGTTAACGTTAGAACAGCAGAAAAAAATCTACGACTACAACCGAATGTCCGCTCAAGAATTTTCTAAACTTAGTCTAGCAGAGCGCGGTATCATTGCTGATGCGCTATACAAAACATACATCAAAGATATTGAGGGCTATGTCTTAGAAGCCTCAGGTAAGGATACGCTCAACTATCCGTGGGATCCTTTTTTTGTTACTGATGAATCAACTAACGATCCTCCAAAGCCAGTGTATGGTGTGGACTATGACTCTTTCCCAGTAAGAAGTCTTTTGCGAGAAGTGAGGTATCGTACATCTGCGCAAATAACTATGGCAATGCTGATGAATCGCGACGCAAAAGATATAGCCTCAAAGGATATGGCAGAGAAACTTATTATAGCAACCTGCAGCGATCCATCAAGTAAAACATGTCAGAGCTACTTGCAAGAAATGAAAGCACTTTCAGGTGAAGATAAGACTGACCAGAAAATATTCTATAAATATCTACCCTATTCGTCTTACCATGGCGCAAGCAACCCTAGAGTAAGCAAGACAGGTATTTACGAAATAATGGGATTGTTTGCATTTCGAGAGCAGTGTCATACGCAAGATTTGCCCGAGTTATATCCACCACTTGAGTATGTATATCAGTCAACTCCAGTAAAGCAGATTGACGAAAAAACTACAGACGGATGGTTTATAGCTTGCGACTACAATAAAGAAGGCAAAACCCTTGACTATCATCCAAGTCCTTGCGTCTAACTAAATGGATTTAATATATAAAAGCTAGCGTTTAGCTAGCTTTTATATATTAATGTTGCTACAATTAAACTATGCGGAAGTGTAGGGTGTTTCTAGTTTTAGCATCGATAATCGTGTTACTGCCTTTTGTACTTCACATTAAAACTGCTTACGCAGAGGGTCTTCCGGGAATATTTATTCCGCCAGGAACAAAAGAAAAAGCTACA
This portion of the TM7 phylum sp. oral taxon 349 genome encodes:
- a CDS encoding replication-relaxation family protein → MNKRLAALKKGQIDILEVLYECRFCSCRLLADRLGITSGSSLHEKLNVLMKHGFVDRRYDKSFRLRGMPAAYYVTPKGLRQLQLIHGRERVTDAIVKAGYRDRVVSQAFVNHTVRVCAYINQLQHRYPLLEVLLRREMMLCSYVPANPPDAFLLLRVGDGIRQFGIRRFFLDVVSKDMLPSTINRRIAGYMDFFDNGGWDEMNSELPKLLLLLEDTAMKRRLERAARAVRRRFDLDDEIEIYVAMAEDLLNGDTAAIWLSIDETSEPDGSGGSGGSGELLSLEGIGGR